Part of the Natrialbaceae archaeon AArc-T1-2 genome, GTGCTTTGACGGGCGGTGTGTGCAAGGAGCAGGGACGTATTCACCGCGCCCTTCTGAGGCGCGATTACTACCGAATCCAGCTTCATGCGGGTGAGTTTCAACCCGCAATCCGAACTACGACCGAGTTTCGGAGATTAGCGTCGCCTTTCGGCGTGGCATCCCACTGTCTCGGCCATTGTAGCCCGCGTGTCGCCCAGCACATTCGGGGCATACTGACCTACCGTTGCCCGTTCCTTCCTCCGCTTTGGCAGCGGCAGTCCTCCTAATGTACCCAGCTACCACAAGGGTACTGCTGGCAATTAGGAGTGCGGGTCTCGCTCGTTGCCTGACTTAACAGGACGCCTCACGGTACGAGCTGACGGCGGCCATGCACCTCCTCTCAGCAGGTCAGGTAAGCTCATCACACTGACCGTCACTCCTGCTGTCGATGCTGGTGAGATGTCCGGCGTTGAGTCCAATTAAACCGCAGGCTCCTCCGGTTGTAGTGCTCCCCCGCCAATTCCTTTAAGTTTCATCCTTGCGGACGTACTTCCCAGGCGGTCTGCTTCACGGCTTCCCTACGGCACACCACAGGCTCGTAGCCTGTGGCACACCTAGCAGACATCGTTTACGGCTCGGACTACCCGGGTATCTAATCCGGTTCGTGACCCGAGCTTTCGTCCCTCACCGTCGGATCCGTCTTCCAGAGGCGCTTTCGCCACCGGTGGTCCGTCCAGGATTACGGGATTTCACTCCTACCCCGGACGTACCCCTCTGGTCTTCCGGTCCCAAGCCAGGCAGTTTCCGCCGGACGCCCGCACGTTAGGCGTGCGGATTTCCCGACGGACTTGCCCGGCCGGCTACGGACGCTTTAGGCCCAATAATAGCGGTCATCACTCGAGCTGCCGGTATTACCGCGGCGGCTGGCACCGGTCTTGCCCAGCTCTTGTTCCACGACCACCTTACGGTAGTGAAAAGCGAGGACTGTATGCCCTCGCACTCGGAGTCCCCTTATCGCACTGTCGTGCAGTGTAAAGGTTTCGCGCCTGCTGCGCCCCGTAGGGCCCGGTATCTTGTCTCAGATACCGTCTCCGGGCTCTCACTCTCATGACCCGTACCGATTACTGGCACGGTGGGCCGTTACCCCACCGTCAACCTAATCGGCCGCAGCCACATCCTATGGCGCGAAAGCGTTTCGGACTCGACCCATTCCAGGGGTCGAGTCGTATGCGGGATTAGCCTCAGTTTCCCGAGGTTGTCCCGCTCCATAGGGTAGTTTGGCCACGTGTTACTGAGCTATCTGCCACGAGCCTGAACTCGTGCGACTAGCATGGCTAAATCGGACTCCAATAGCAATGACCTCCGGCAGGATCAACCGGAATGCTATCTCCCCGTGAAGGGGAGGGTTTGGCGGTGAATGTAGATACACACTCACACAAATGGTCCACGTTCGGTGATCGACCCACGATCGCGAACCGATCGGGCGTCACCGAACTACCAAGGCTCACATCAGATCCCATCTGTACGGAAGACCGCAGGGGTGGGATCCTCATCGACTGCGTAACTAAACAGAGTGGCTGGTTAGTACTTAAGGCCTACGAACCTTGGCTCCAGAGGTAGGTAGTCACAAACAGGTTCGGATTGGCCGGCGAAGCCTGCGTAGAGAGCGTACTCGCCCGCACATACTCACTTCCAAGGCGTTCCGACGGCTTCGGCCTGAATCGCGTGGCCGACGCGGAGCCGGCAGTCCGCCGTCGGCGTCGCGATGCAAGCGAGGACGAATCCTCGGTTTCGGGCTTCGGGTTTCAGTGCTCGAGGCGGTTCGCAGTACTCGAACTCCCCACCGAGCAGTCGTGCAGTGCAGGTTCCACAGGCTCCATACAGACAACCGTACGGGATCGAGACGCCAGCGGCATTGGCGGCGTCGACGACGGTCTCGCCCGGATCGACGGCGAGTACCTCCACGCTGCCGTCGGCTCGGACGAGCGTGACGGCGTGGGTCTCGTCCGTCGGGTCGTCTACGTCGTCCGGTCGGTCCATCACTGCCAGACGTCGCTGGTACAGTCGCCGCCGGGCCAGCGGATCTCGTGGGCGCGGGCGGGGCCGCCGGGAGCCTCACCGAAGTCGACCAGAAACTCCTCGTCGAGTTCCATCCGTCCTTCCTCGGGGTAGACGTTGGCTTTCAGCATGAGCGACCCCTCTTCGGCCATCTCGGGGTAGAACTGGTTGTCCCACGAGGAAAACAGCGAGGTGGTCCAGTACAACCGCTGGCCGTCCCGGGAGAGCTGGAGCATCTGTGGCGCACCGCGGATCTCGGTGCCCTGAACCACCTGGCGGTCACCGAAGAGCCCGCCAGCCCAGATCCGGTCGACCAGCCGGGGATTACCCATGTCGCTGACGTCGTACATCCGGACGTCGCCGTGGAGCCAGTTCGAGAAGAAGAGGTACTGGTCGTCGAGCGAGAGCACGATGTCGGTGATAAGCGGCGGCACGGGCATGTCCCAGTCGGGGTGTTCGCGAGGTTCCTCGTCGATGACGACGTCCCAGTCCCACGTTCCCTCGCTTTCCTCATAGAAGTGGATCATGTTCGAAGACAGCGCTGCGCCGACGTAGCCCTGGGTCTCTTCGGGATTGTGACTCATCCGCACCTCGAGTGGTATCTGTCCGTCCTCGCCGAATGCGAGCGTCTGGACGTGCTCGCGTGACTCCCAGTCCCAGATGTGGAGGCTGTCGCCGTAGTTGCCGTCCTCGACGTCATCGAGGTCGAAGCCGGGATAGTACGTTTCGGGTGCGGCCCACTCGCTCGAGACCAACACGTTGTGCCGGGGCTGGTACCAGTAGTCGTAGTTCATCGCCATCTCGCCGCGGTCGGCCTCCCAGCGGCCGTCGATGCTGAAGTCCTCCTGGTCGAGCTGGAGGAAGCCGCCGGGGAGTTCGCCGTCGGCGTTCCCGAGCATGCTGATGATGATCTTCCCGCCGGGGACGCAGTGGACGGTGTGGGGTGCCGAGAGGTCGTACTCGAAGACCTCCTCGGGTTCGATCACCCGAACCATCTCCGGATCTCGTGGATCCTCGACGTCGATAATGTGGATGCGCGAGGAGCGCTGTCCGGGGACGACGAGGTACTGCCGGGCGAGGTCGCCGACGTGACAGGACGACGAGCAGGCGTTCCAGCCGAAGTGGTGTAGTTCGTCGCCTCGGTTCGGCATCTCGACGACGTCTACCAGTTCGCTGTACGTCTCGGAGTCGGGATCGAGGTCGACGACGCCGACGACGTCGTGTCCTTCCGTCTCCATCCCGACGCGAGGTGCCATCACGTACGCCGTTCGTTCACGACCGGACTCCGTCCGCATAGCTGCAGGCGTCGGATAGCCGGGTCCGCCGACGTCCGGGTGCTCGTGTTCGTGGTCGTGGTCGTGGTCGTGGTCGTGGTCACCTGTGTGATCGTGTGTCTCGCTCATACGCTGACCCTCGTCCCGAAGTACGACACTAGCTACCAAGGGGTTTTTTCCGAGATACACGAACTGTACCGATAGGAAACGTATTTGTGTCTCCGTTGGACGGAACGGTTCGAGTATCGAGAGCGTACCAGACAACAACGTGATACAATTCTGTTCGGCGGCCACTATCTGGACTCGAAACGGACAATAGACCGCTCTTAACTAACGGCCGACAGTTCCCTGATAGGTGTATGTCCGACGCATTCCGATTGCGACCGATTTCCGGGGGTGGTGTCGATGGCATCTGAGACGTGGACGGGTCGATCAGTCGCTGTGCCGGCCGTCTCTGCACCCAGCACTGTCGCGTGTCTGCGCTCTCTCGGACGGCGTGGGGTTCGAACGATCGTCCTCTCGGACCACGAGACGACCCCCGGGTCGCGATCAGCGTACTGTGACGAGAACGTACCGGTTCCATCGCCACACGACGATCTGATCGCGTACCGGGACGCGTTGCTTTCGGTCGCGATGCGTCCGGACGTGGCGACGATCATTCCCGTCCGTGACGTAGACGTCTACGTCCTCTCGAAGTACAGAGATGCATTCAGCGAACACGTCTACCCGCTCTGGCCGACTCTCGACACTCTCGAACACGTCCAGGACCGCATCAGGCTGTTCGAAACTGCCGACGAGGCCGGCGTCGTAACGCCGACGACCGGATTGCTCGAAGACGACACCGAGTGGGACCGCGAGTGGATCGTCAAAGCGCGCTACTCGATCCTTACGAACGAGTACGTCGACCATTACGCGCCGGCCCAGTACCGCGATCCACCCAAAACCGAGTATCTCCGTCCCGGCGTCGAGCCTGACGT contains:
- a CDS encoding 2Fe-2S iron-sulfur cluster-binding protein produces the protein MDRPDDVDDPTDETHAVTLVRADGSVEVLAVDPGETVVDAANAAGVSIPYGCLYGACGTCTARLLGGEFEYCEPPRALKPEARNRGFVLACIATPTADCRLRVGHAIQAEAVGTPWK
- a CDS encoding selenium-binding protein SBP56-related protein, encoding MSETHDHTGDHDHDHDHDHEHEHPDVGGPGYPTPAAMRTESGRERTAYVMAPRVGMETEGHDVVGVVDLDPDSETYSELVDVVEMPNRGDELHHFGWNACSSSCHVGDLARQYLVVPGQRSSRIHIIDVEDPRDPEMVRVIEPEEVFEYDLSAPHTVHCVPGGKIIISMLGNADGELPGGFLQLDQEDFSIDGRWEADRGEMAMNYDYWYQPRHNVLVSSEWAAPETYYPGFDLDDVEDGNYGDSLHIWDWESREHVQTLAFGEDGQIPLEVRMSHNPEETQGYVGAALSSNMIHFYEESEGTWDWDVVIDEEPREHPDWDMPVPPLITDIVLSLDDQYLFFSNWLHGDVRMYDVSDMGNPRLVDRIWAGGLFGDRQVVQGTEIRGAPQMLQLSRDGQRLYWTTSLFSSWDNQFYPEMAEEGSLMLKANVYPEEGRMELDEEFLVDFGEAPGGPARAHEIRWPGGDCTSDVWQ